In the genome of Diorhabda carinulata isolate Delta chromosome Y, icDioCari1.1, whole genome shotgun sequence, one region contains:
- the LOC130902975 gene encoding uncharacterized protein LOC130902975, whose protein sequence is MGIKGFGVPEMKNKIRALRSTQSQEKKKIRDLMKSGAGSEDIYIPNAHACWTAGVNACARNGGRQQKVVWLSHRRKIRPKKFSTDDEQEEVLSSSEDDFPKNKKPLPRPKPIIRKSITNILSDYSGPIQTFPLASAGQSQRSFEDSDSTNQLYYLPPQHSAKDTQLTKSSGQIIRGSASNQSFCQAAVSNSSPYNPSTSKATDVQSNIRAVVESNGANTQDDVITLLKTIREQNNQILQWIRKQDRSGNHASNTDLPDDIGVQFPLNSQEDITKLETYLSEKNNCLALVGVLYHLICILQFKLCDSSRHIYRLLEGEILLDIQTAF, encoded by the exons ATGGGCATAAAGGGATTCGGAGTGcctgaaatgaaaaacaagataCGTGCGTTGAGGTCAACTCAGTctcaagaaaaaaagaaaataagggATTTGATGAAGTCGGGAGCAGGATCGGAAGATATTTATATTCCCAAT GCGCATGCGTGCTGGACTGCTGGTGTGAACGCGTGTGCGCGTAATGGCGGACGGCAGCAAAAAGTTGTTTGGCTTTCACATCGAAGGAAAATACGTCCAAAGAAATTTTCCACTGATGATGAGCAGGAAGAAGTGCTGTCATCATCAGAAgatgattttccaaaaaacaagaaaccCCTACCTAGACCAAAACCAATAATACGGAAGTCTATTACAAACATATTATCTG attattctggcccaattcaaacttttccaTTAGCTTCAGCTGGACAATCGCAAAGGTCGTTTGAGGATAGTGATTCTAcaaatcaactttattatttgccACCTCAACATTCAGCAAAAGATACTCAATTGACTAAATCTTCAGGACAAATTATTAgag GTTCTGCGTCAAATCAGTCATTTTGCCAGGCTGCTGTTTCGAACTCGTCACCATATAATCCGTCAACTAGTAAAGCAACTGATGTACAGAGCAACATCAGAGCTGTAGTGGAAAGTAATGGag CAAACACTCAAGATGATGTAATCACTTTATTGAAGACCATTAGAGAAcagaacaatcaaattttgcagtGGATCCGAAAACAAGATCGCAGTGGCAATCACGCCAGTAATACAGATTTACCAGATGATATAGGCGTACAGTTTCCTTTGAATTCTCAAGAGGATATTACCAAATTGGAAACATACctgagtgaaaaaaataattgcctgGCTTTGGTGGGTGTTCTGTACcacttaatatgtattttacaatttaaattatgtgattccagtcggcatatctatcgacttttggagggagagattttactggacatacaaaccgcattttaa